A region of the Rhodothermus bifroesti genome:
AACCGAGGTGGTGCAGGCCCTTAAACTGGTTACGCGCCCAGGCAGCGAAGGCATCATTCGGTATGCGTTTGAGTACGCCCGCGCCTATGGCCGTCGGAAAGTAACCTGCATGACCAAGGATAACATCCTGAAGATGACAGACGGGCTGTTTCACCGCATCTTTGACGAGGTTGCCGCAGCCTATCCCGAAATCGAAGCAGAGCACCGCATTATCGACATCGGTGCAGCGCTGGTGGCTGCACGCCCGGAAACACTCGACGTGATTGTCACGCTCAACCTTTACGGAGACATTTTGTCCGACATTGCCGCACAGGTGGCCGGATCGGTAGGGTTAGGTGGGTCGGCAAACGTAGGAACCCATGCGGCTATGTTTGAAGCCATCCATGGCTCGGCTCCCGACATTGCTGGGAAAGATGTAGCTAACCCTTCTGGGCTACTCAATGCAGCCGTCATGATGCTGGTGCACTTGGGGCTGGCCGACGTAGCCGCACGCATTGAGAACGCATGGCTGCGCACCATCGAAGACGGGATCCATACAGCCGACATTTATCGGCCTGGCAAAAGTCGCCAGAAGGTCGGTACGCAAGCCTTTGCCGAAGCCGTCATTGCTCGCCTAGGACAAGAGCCGCAGCATCTTAAGCCGGTGCACTTCCGCAAGCCTGGAATATCGGTCGCCATCCACCCAGTGCCACGCCAGCCTAAACAACTCGTAGGCGTTGACGTGTTCCTCGACTGGGATGCGGAGGGGCGCAATCCTGAGGTGCTAGGCCGTACGCTAGAGGCGCTGGCGGGCGAAGCTTTCCGTCTGCACGTCATTACTAACCGTGGCGTGAAAGTCTATCCCGGCGGTCTACCCGAAACGTTCTGCACCGACCATTGGCGCTGCCGTTTTGTCGCTGCTCAGGAAAACCTCACACCTCTAGAAATCCTCGACTTACTCCGAAGGCTTCACGAGGCAGGTCTAGATTTTATTAAAACGGAGCACCTCTACACGTTTGAAGGGCAGCCCGG
Encoded here:
- a CDS encoding NADP-dependent isocitrate dehydrogenase, which encodes MTPTHRVTIAYGDGIGPEIMRAVLAVLEAAGAPLEYDVIEIGEQVYQRGITSGIPDEAWEVLRRNRVFLKAPITTPQGKGYKSLNVTIRKALGLFANIRPTKSLHPYVETPYPNIDLVIVRENEEDLYAAIEHRQTTEVVQALKLVTRPGSEGIIRYAFEYARAYGRRKVTCMTKDNILKMTDGLFHRIFDEVAAAYPEIEAEHRIIDIGAALVAARPETLDVIVTLNLYGDILSDIAAQVAGSVGLGGSANVGTHAAMFEAIHGSAPDIAGKDVANPSGLLNAAVMMLVHLGLADVAARIENAWLRTIEDGIHTADIYRPGKSRQKVGTQAFAEAVIARLGQEPQHLKPVHFRKPGISVAIHPVPRQPKQLVGVDVFLDWDAEGRNPEVLGRTLEALAGEAFRLHVITNRGVKVYPGGLPETFCTDHWRCRFVAAQENLTPLEILDLLRRLHEAGLDFIKTEHLYTFEGQPGYSLAQAE